In the genome of Streptomyces aquilus, the window GCTGCTGACCGTGAAAGAGGTCATGGCGCGGTTGAAGTACGGACGGAGCAAGGTCTACGACCTGATCCGCTCGAAGCGGCTCGCTTCCTTCACGGAGGGACGATGCCGCCGGATTCCCGAGAGCGCGCTTGAGGAGTACATCCGCACCCAGCTTGAGGAGGCTGCCTGATGCCTCCCCGCAAGCGGAACCCCAACGGTTCGGGCACGGTCACGAAGCGCTCAGACGGCCGCTACCAAGCTGCCGTGTACGTCCCGCAACCGGACGGCACCACGAAGCGGAAGTACGCGTACGGCGCGACCTTCGAGGAGTGCGACCGAAAGCGCCGGGAGCTGATCGACCGTGCCAAGGGCGGCATCCCGACGCCCACGCGGGACATGACGCTTGGTCAGTGGTTCGACTACTGGCTTGAGGTGATCGTGAAGCCCAACCTCGCCGGGAACAGCTACCGGGCGTACGAGACAGCGGTACGGCACCACCTCCGCCCGCGTCTGGGCTCGAAGGTCATGCTGAAGCTCGGCGTCAAGGAACTGCGAGGGGCCATGCAGGCGCTCGCACAGGACCAAGGGGTCAAGACAGCCAAGCGCGCGCTCCGGGTCCTCTCAGCGGCGCTCACGGCCGCGATGGTCGAGGACATCGGGCTGACCCGCAACGTGGCCAAGCTCGTCCACGTCCGCGCGACCACGGACAGCGGCAAGAGCTGGGACGCGGTGACGGTGCTCCGCTTCCTGTCGGCGGCTCGGCGTCTCACCGTGTACTACCCGGTGTTCCTGCTGATCTGCCTCCTCGGCCTGCGCCGGGCTGAAGCGTGCGGGTTGCGCTGGGAGAACATCGACTTCGACAACCGGGTTGTCTGGGTGGAACAGCAGCGTCAGCGCAGTAGTTCGGGCACGATCGACGACGCGGGACTCAAGACCGAGACCTCCAAGGCGCCCTTGCCGCTGCCTGCTCAGTGCATCGCTCCCCTGCGCTGGACGCGCATGCGCACGGCCATGCTGCGGGAGCGCGCGGTCAGCAACGGGCGCCCCTGGTTCGAGGACCCCGAGGCGCACGTGTTCGTGACCCGGACCGGCCGACCGCTCACACCGGATCACCTCTACCTGGATCTCCAACGGATCATCAGGCTGGAAGGGCTCGGCAAGATGAACCCCAAGGGCCTCCGCAAGTCCTGCGGCACGCTCCTGGTCCACCTTCGGGTGCACCCCAGGATCGTGAAGGCGGTGCTGCGGCACAGCCGGATTTCGACGACCCTGGACATCTACGCTGAGGCTCTGGACCCCGACGTGATCGAGGCAGTGGGACAGCTCGATCGGCTGCTTCGGCAACCGGCGCGCATCCGGGAACTGGAGGCTTCGGCGGGCCTGGAAACCGCCGCTTGATGTAGAGCTTGGATGTCACGGCCCCTCACCCGGCTCATCGCCGCAGGTAGAGGGGCCGTTTCCGTTGATCAGAGTGGGAGCATCCCATTCTCATAACAGTGGCGAAGGCAGTGGTGAGATAGGTCACCGGCCAGTGACCTTAGTCGTACCGGGCGGTGACTGTCTGCCCACGCTGCGAGTGACCGCCCGGCTACCCGCCGAGAGCCTCGACGAGGAACACGAACACACCCGCACCGAGCACGGCCAGGACGACGAGCGCCACGACCAGCAGCGAGCAGCACGAGGCGAGCGCCACCATGCCCCACGCCCCGCGTACCGCCCGCCGGTACTCACCGTCGTCGTCCCAGCCCCGCTCCGTCACGCGCCTCCCCCTCACGCTGAAAACCCCGCTCCCACCGAAGCGGAAACTCGGCCCCTCTCAGCCGATCGTCACCTGCCGCGCCCTGCCGTACAGCTCCGCCAGCGCCTCGGCCGTCACCGGCGACACCGTGCCCTCCTCCGTGACGATCGCCGTCACCAGCTCGGGCGGCGTCACATCGAACGCCGGGTTGTACGCCTGCGTCCCCAGTGGCGCCACCGGCACCCCGCCACCCGCGCCCGTCGCCGGCGCCTGCGGCACCGCGACCTCGGTCACCTCGTGCCCAGGTCGCTGCTCCACCTCGATGGCCGCCCCGTCCGGCGTGTCCGGATCCACCGTGGTCAGCGGCGCCACCACGATGAACGGCACATGGTGGTACCGCGCCAGCACCGCCAGCGGATAGCTCCCCACCTTGTTCGCCACCGACCCGTCGGCCGCGATCCGGTCCGCCCCGATCAGCACCGCGTCCACCTCCCCCGCCGCGAACAGCGAGCCCGCCGCGTTGTCGGTGAGCAGCGTGTACGCCATCCCGGTGCGTGCCGCCTCGTACGCCGTCAGCCGGGCGCCCTGCAGCAGCGGACGCGTCTCGTCCACCCACAGCCGCCTGAGCCGCCCCGCCCGCTGCGCGGCCAGCGCCACCGCGAACGCCGTCCCCTCACCGCCCGACACCAGCGAGCCGGTGTTGCAGTGCGTGAGAATCCGGTGCCCGCCACCGGGCAGCAGCTCGTCCAGCAGCGCCAGCCCACGCTCCGCCATCCGCGCGCTGGCCTCGGCGTCCTCCCGGTGCAGCGCCCGCGCCGCGGCCAGCGCCGCCACCGCGGCCTCCCCGGCGTCCCCGCTCCTTACGAGCTCGGCCCGGTACGCGGCCTGCGCCCGGCGCACGCCGACGGCCAGATTCACCGCGGTCGGCCGGGCACCCGCGAGCGCGTTCGCGGCGTCGTCCACGTCGAAGCCGCGCGCGGCGGCGAGCGCGACCCCGTACGCGCCCGCGATCCCGAGCAGCGGCGCCCCGCGCACGGCGAGCGACCGGATCGCCTCCACCAGCGCGGGCGCATCCGTACAGACCAGTTCGACCTCCTCTGCCGGCAGCCTCGTCTGGTCCAACAGGACCAGCACAGGCCCCTCTGGTGGCTCGTCCCAGCGGATCGCCGGTATCTCGGTCGGCCGGTTGTCCTCGCCGGATTGCGCGTACTGATCAGCCATGCGGTCAGTCTGCCCCGTATCCGGCGGACAATTGAAGGTGCGCAGCCGATACCGCGGCCGGTCCCCCGGTGACCACCCCATGGCACGATGGCTGCCAACCTGCCGCCGCGACCGCGGACGGGCACCGTGAAGGAGCGACGATGAAAGACACTCCGGGCTGGGCCTCGCCCGGATCTGCCCCGTCCGACGGGCAGGAGCCCGGTGCCTCCGGCCCTGCCGACCCGGCGGACCGCCCCGACCCCGCGCAGCAGCCCGGCCAGGACCCGCAGGGCTCGAAGTGGTCCAAGGAGCAGCCGCCCCCCGCGCAGTGGTCCGCCCCGACCGGCCCCCCGGCCCCCGGCCAGACCCCGCCACCCCCACCGCCCGGCCCGGGCTGGGGCAACCGCCCCCCGTCCGGCCCCAATGGGCCTGGCGGATACGGCGGTTACGGCGGCGGCTGGGGCAGCGGCTGGGGCGGTCCGCCGCCCGCGGCCAAGCCCGGCGTGATCCCGCTGCGCCCCCTTGGCGTCGGCGAGATCCTCGACGGCGCGGTCTCCACCATGCGCACCTACTGGCGCACGGTCCTGGGCATCTCGCTGACCGTCGCGGTCGTCACGCAGATCCTCGTCATCCTCCTCGAGGGGCTGGTCTTCAACGACGCCAGCACCGAAGCCCTCGACGACCCCAGCGCCACCCTCGACGAACTCACCCGGGCCATGGGCGACGCCATGCTCAGCTCCGGCGTCGTCTTCCTCATCTCGCTGGTCGGCACGATCGCCGCGACCGCCCTGCTCACGACCGTCACCAGCCGCGCGGTCCTCGGCAAGTCGGTGACCACCGGCGAAGCCTGGCGCGACGCCCGCCCGCAAGTGGCCAAGCTGTTCGGCCTGATCTTCCTGCTGATGCTCATCGCCTTCGGCGTCGTCGCGGGCGGCACCCTGCCCGGCATCCTCGTGGCCCTCGCCGGATCGGGTGACGGAGGGGCCGCCCTCGCGGTCCTGGGCGGCCTCGGTGCCGGCGTCGTAGCCCTGTGGCTGATGGTCCGCTTCTCCCTCGCCTCGCCCGCGCTGATGCTGGAGAAGCAGGGCATCGTCAAGTCGCTGAGCCGGTCCACGAAGCTGGTCCGCGGCTCCTGGTGGCGCGTCTTCGGCATTCAGCTGCTCGCCACGATCATCGCCAACGTCGTCGCGTCGATCGTCGTCATCCCCTTCACCTTCCTCGCCGCCGCCCTCAGCGGCGACGGCTTCACCGGGTTCCTCAACAGCGGCGGCGACCTCGGCTGGACGTTCCTCGTGGTCAGCGGGATCGGCTCGGTGATCGGCGCCATGATCACCTTCCCGATCACGGCCGGCGTCACGGTGCTCCTCTACATCGACCAGCGCATCCGCCGCGAGGCCCTCGACCTCGAACTGGCCCGCGCGGCCGGCGTCCAGGACTACGGCTCCGGCACGCCCGGCCCCACCGCCGGAGGCTGATGCGGTGAGCCTGACGGGGGGAGTTCTCACATCGGCACCGCTGCTGTCCCGCGCGGTCGTACGCGTCGGCGACACGGTCCTGCTGTCGTCGGCACGCTCCGGCGACGAACCGCCGGTGACCGTCCCGCGTGACCCCGCGCGGGAGGCGGCTCGACGCGAGCTGTCCAAGCGCATGTACCACGAGAACGACCCCAGTTGGTTCCAGCGCGCCCTCAACGCATTCTGGAAGTGGGTCGGCGAGCTGTTCGACACGGCCGCGACCGCGACCCCCGGAGGAACGCTCGGCCTGGTCGTCATCGTCCTGGCCGTCCTCGCGGTCCTGGGCGCACTGTGGTGGCGCCTGGGCACCCCACGCCGCGAACCCGCCTCCGCCGCCGCCCTGTTCGACGACCGCCCCCGCAGCGCCGCCGAACACCGCGCGGCCGCCGAGGCACACGCCGCCCAGGGCCACTGGAACCAGGCCGTCCAGGAACGCATGCGCGCCATCGTCCGCGCCCTGGAGGAACGCGCCCTTCTCGACGTCCGCCCCGGCCGCACCGCCGATGAGGCCGCCGCGGAAGCGGGCCGCACCCTGCCGTCCCACACCGACCGCCTGCGCACCGCCGCCGGCGACTTCGACGACGTCACATACGGCGGCCGCAGGGCGAGCGAGCAGTCGTACCGACGCATCACCGAACTCGACCGCGATCTCGAACGCACCAAGCCCCAGCTCACGAGCAGCATCCCCAGCGCGGCCCACAACACCCGCCAGGGAGCCGCCGAATGACCACCGAGGCCACGCTCCCGCCCACCTCGGTCTCGCCCACCGCACGCCAGGTCTGGACCCGCTCGCGAGGCATCGCACTCGCCGCCGTCCTCCTCGTGGCCGCGGCCGTCGTCATCGCCGTGATCCGCTCCGATGCCCGTCACGGCACCCTCGACCCGCGCTCCGTCGACGACCTCGGCAGCCGCGCCGTCGCCGAACTCCTCGCCGACCGAGGGGTGTCCACGCGCCTGGTCACCACGCTGGACGAGGCACGCGCCGCAGCCGGCCCGGACACCACCCTCCTGGTCGCCGCCCCCGACCTGTTGACGCACCGTCAACAGACCCTGCTGCACTCGTCGACCGCCGCATCCGGCGGCCGAACCGTCCTCGTCGCCCCCGGCAGCTGGTCCGTCGGCCGGCTCGCCCCCGACGTCACCGCGGACCCCGCCACCAGCATCAACTCGGCCCTCGCCCCGGACTGCGGCCTGCCCGCCGCTCAGCGCGCCGGCACTGCCGAAACCGGTGGCATCCGCTACAGCACCACCCACCTCGAAGCCGACGCCTGCTACCCCAGCGAACGCCTGGCCACCCTGCTGCGCGTCCCGGCGACCGGAGGTGGCGACACCGTGGTCCTCGGCGCGCCCGACATCCTCTACAACGACCGCCTCGACGAGCAGGGCAACGCCTCCCTCGCCCTCCAACTCCTCGGCTCCCGCCCCCATCTGGTCTGGTACCTCCCCTCGCTCTCCGACGCGTCGGCCACAGGCACGGACGACGAACGCGGCTTCTTCGACCTGCTTCCCCCGGGCTGGAAATGGGGCACCCTGCAGCTCTTCCTCGCCGCAGCCCTCGCCGCCCTGTGGCGGGCACGCCGACTCGGCCCCCTGGTGCCCGAGAAACTCCCCGTGGCGATCCGCGCCTCCGAAACCGTCGAAGGCCGCGCCCGCCTCTACCGCAAGGCCAACGCCCGTGACCGCGCGGCCATCGCTCTTCGCTCCACCACCCGCACCCGCCTCGCCCCCCTCGTAGGCGTCCCCGTCACCCAGGCGCACGCGCCCGAGGCCCTGCTCCCCGCCCTGTCCGCCCACCTCCGCGGCGACGGACAGACCCTGCACGCCCTCCTCTTCGGCCCGCCGCCCAGCGACGACGCCGCCCTCGTCTCCCTCGCCGACCAACTCGACGCCCTCGAAAGAGAGGTACGCCGTCCATGATGGCCCCGACCACTGACAACGCCGGGTACCCCGGGGACCCGAGCGCCGCCCGGGCCTCCCTGGAAGCCCTGCGCGCCGAGATCGCCAAAGCCGTGGTCGGCCAGGACCCCGCCGTGACCGGCCTCGTAGTCGCCCTCCTCTGCCGCGGGCACGTACTACTCGAAGGAGTCCCCGGAGTCGCCAAAACGTTGCTCGTCCGCGCCCTCGCCTCCGCACTCGAACTCGACACCAAGCGCGTCCAGTTCACCCCCGACCTCATGCCGAGCGACGTGACGGGCTCCCTCGTCTACGACACCCGCACCGCCGAGTTCTCCTTCCAGCCCGGCCCGGTCTTCACCAACCTCCTCCTCGCGGACGAGATCAACCGCACACCCCCCAAGACGCAGTCGTCCCTCCTCGAAGCGATGGAGGAGCGTCAGGTCACGGTCGACGGCACCCCCCGCCCGCTCCCCGACCCGTTCCTGGTGGCGGCGACACAGAACCCGGTCGAGTACGAGGGCACGTACCCCCTCCCCGAAGCCCAGCTGGACCGCTTCCTCCTCAAACTCACGATCCCCCTCCCCTCCCGCCAGGACGAGATCGACGTCCTCACCCGCCACGCCGAAGGCTTCAACCCCCGCGACCTGCAAGCCGCCGGCGTACGCCCGGTAGCGGGCCCGGCGGACCTCGAAGCGGCCCGCGCGGCCGTGGCCAAGACAACGATCTCCCCCGAGATCACGGCCTACGTCGTCGACATCTGCCGAGCCACCCGCGAGTCCCCCTCCCTCACCCTCGGCGTCTCCCCCCGCGGCGCCACCGCCCTCCTCGCGACCTCCCGCGCGTGGGCGTGGCTCACCGGCCGCGACTACGTCATCCCGGACGACGTGAAGGCCCTCGCCCTCCCCACCCTCCGCCACCGCGTACAACTGCGCCCGGAGGCCGAGATGGAAGGCGTGACAGCCGACTCCGTCATCCACGCGATCCTCGCCCACGTCCCCGTCCCCCGCTGATGGCACTCACCGGACGCACCGCGCTCCTCGCGGCTCTGGGCTCGATCCCCGTCGGCATCTGGGACCCCGGCTGGACGGGCCTCCTCGCCGTGAACGCCCCACTGGCGGTGGCCTGCGCCTGCGACTTCGCCCTCGCGGCCCCCGTACGACGCCTGGTCCTGACCCGCTCCGGCGACACCTCCGTCCGCCTGGGCGAGCCGGCCGACGTGACCCTCACGGTCACCAACCCGTCGAACCGCCCCCTCCGCGCCCACCTGCGCGACGCCTGGCCCCCCAGCAGCTGGCTCCCCGGCACCGAGGTCGAAGCCTCCCGCCACCGTCTCACCGTCCCTCCGGGCGAACGCCGCCGCGTCACCACCCGCCTGCGCCCCACCCGCCGAGGCGACCGCCAGACAGACCGAGTGACGATCCGTTCCTACGGCCCACTGGGCCTCTTCTCCCGCCAAGGCACCCACAAGGCCGCCTGGACGGTACGCGTCCTGCCCCCCTTCACCAGCCGCAAGCACCTCCCGTCCAAACTCGCCCGCCTCCGCGAACTCGACGGCCGCACCAGCGTCCTCACCCGCGGCGAAGGCACAGAATTCGACAGCCTGCGCGAGTACGTCCCCGGCGACGACACCCGCTCCATCGACTGGCGCGCCACAGCCCGCCAGTCGTCAGTCGCCGTACGCACCTGGCGTCCCGAACGCGACCGCCACATCCTCGTCGTCCTCGACACCGGCCGCACCTCCGCAGGCCGCGTGGGCGACGCCCCACGCCTCGACGCCTCCATGGACGCGGCCCTGCTCCTGGCAGCACTCGCCTCCCGAGCCGGCGACCGCGTCGACCTCCTCGCCTACGACCGCCGCGTCCGCGCCCTGGTCCAGGGCCGCGCTGCGAAGGACGTCCTCCCGTCCCTGGTCAACGCGATGGCCACACTCGAACCGGAACTGGTCGAAACAGACGCACGCGGTCTTACGGCCACGGCACTCAGGACGGCCCCCCGCCGCTCCCTGATCGTGCTACTGACCACTCTCGACACAGCCCCTGTCGAGGAGGGCCTGCTCCCCGTCCTGTCCCAACTCACCCAGCGCCATACGGTTCTCCTGGCCTCGGTGGCCGACCCCCACGTCTCCCGCATGGCGGCATCTCGCGGAAACACCGACGCCGTCTACGAAGCCGCGGCCGCCGCACAGTCACAGAGCGAACGTCATCGCACCGCAGACCAACTCCGCCGACACGGCGTGACCGTCGTCGACGCAACACCCGATGATCTGGCGCCGGCACTCGCGGACGCATACCTGGCCCTCAAGACGGCAGGGCGCCTGTAATTCAGAACTCAAAACTCAAAGGGCCCGAAAAGGAGGGTTTTCGCCCCGCTAGAAACACAAAAAAGGCCCACGCCTAATGGCGTGGGCCTTTTCTAAAATTTGTTCGGCGGCGTCCTACTCTCCCACAGGGTCCCCCCTGCAGTACCATCGGCGCTGTAAGGCTTAGCTTCCGGGTTCGGAATGTAACCGGGCGTTTCCCTCACGCTATGACCACCGAAACACTATGAAACTGTCAAACACTGCCACACCACGCCGTGACCAGGCGCGGGGCTGTTCGTGGTTTCAGAACCAACACAGTGGACGCGAGCAACTGAGGACAAGCCCTCGGCCTATTAGTACCGGTCACCTCCACACGTTACCGTGCTTCCAGATCCGGCCTATCAACCCAGTCGTCTACTGGGAGCCTTACCCCATCAAGTGGGTGGGAGTCCTCATCTCGAAGCAGGCTTCCCGCTTAGATGCTTTCAGCGGTTATCCCTCCCGAACGTAGCCAACCAGCCATGCCCTTGGCAGAACAACTGGCACACCAGAGGTTCGTCCGTCCCGGTCCTCTCGTACTAGGGACAGCCCTTCTCAAGACTCCTACGCGCACAGCGGATAGGGACCGAACTGTCTCACGACGTTCTAAACCCAGCTCGCGTACCGCTTTAATGGGCGAACAGCCCAACCCTTGGGACCGACTCCAGCCCCAGGATGCGACGAGCCGACATCGAGGTGCCAAACCATCCCGTCGATATGGACTCTTGGGGAAGATCAGCCTGTTATCCCCGGGGTACCTTTTATCCGTTGAGCGACGGCGCTTCCACAAGCCACCGCCGGATCACTAGTCCCGACTTTCGTCCCTGCTCGACCCGTCGGTCTCACAGTCAAGCTCCCTTGTGCACTTACACTCAACACCTGATTGCCAACCAGGCTGAGGGAACCTTTGGGCGCCTCCGTTACTCTTTAGGAGGCAACCGCCCCAGTTAAACTACCCATCAGACACTGTCCCTGATCCGGATCACGGACCCAGGTTAGACATCCAGCACGACCAGACTGGTATTTCAACGACGACTCCACCCGAACTGGCGTCCGAGCTTCACAGTCTCCCAGCTATCCTACACAAGCCGAACCGAACACCAATATCAAACTGTAGTAAAGGTCCCGGGGTCTTTCCGTCCTGCTGCGCGAAACGAGCATCTTTACTCGTAGTGCAATTTCACCGGGCCTATGGTTGAGACAGTCGAGAAGTCGTTACGCCATTCGTGCAGGTCGGAACTTACCCGACAAGGAATTTCGCTACCTTAGGATGGTTATAGTTACCACCGCCGTTTACTGGCGCTTAAGTTCTCAGCTTCGCCAAGACGAATCTTGACTAACCGGTCCCCTTAACGTTCCAGCACCGGGCAGGCGTCAGTCCGTATACATCGCCTTACGGCTTCGCACGGACCTGTGTTTTTAGTAAACAGTCGCTTCTCGCTGGTCTCTGCGGCCACCCCCAGCTCGAGGAGCAAGTCCTCTCACCAAGCGTGGCCCCCCTTCTCCCGAAGTTACGGGGGCATTTTGCCGAGTTCCTTAACCATAGTTCACCCGAACGCCTCGGTATTCTCTACCTGACCACCTGAGTCGGTTTAGGGTACGGGCCGCCATGAAACTCGCTAGAGGCTTTTCTCGACAGCATAGGATCATCCACTTCACCACAATCGGCTCGGCATCAGGTCTCAGCCTTAATGAGCGGCGGATTTGCCTACCACTCGGCCTACACCCTTACCCCGGGACAACCACCGCCCGGGATGGACTACCTTCCTGCGTCACCCCATCACTCACCTACTACCAGATCGGGTCAGCGGCTCCACCACTCCCCTTTGCCCGAAGGCTCCGGGGCGGCTTCACGGCCTTAGCATCACTGGATTCGATGTTTGACGCTTCACAGCGGGTACCGGAATATCAACCGGTTATCCATCGACTACGCCTGTCGGCCTCGCCTTAGGTCCCGACTTACCCTGGGCAGATCAGCTTGACCCAGGAACCCTTAGTCAATCGGCGCACACGTTTCTCACGTGTGAATCGCTACTCATGCCTGCATTCTCGCTCGTCAACCGTCCACAACTCGCTTCCGCGGCTGCTTCACCCGGCAGACGACGCTCCCCTACCCATCACAGCAGGCGTTGGCCCTATTGCTGCAATGACACGACTTCGGCGGTACGCTTGAGCCCCGCTACATTG includes:
- the mtnA gene encoding S-methyl-5-thioribose-1-phosphate isomerase; translated protein: MADQYAQSGEDNRPTEIPAIRWDEPPEGPVLVLLDQTRLPAEEVELVCTDAPALVEAIRSLAVRGAPLLGIAGAYGVALAAARGFDVDDAANALAGARPTAVNLAVGVRRAQAAYRAELVRSGDAGEAAVAALAAARALHREDAEASARMAERGLALLDELLPGGGHRILTHCNTGSLVSGGEGTAFAVALAAQRAGRLRRLWVDETRPLLQGARLTAYEAARTGMAYTLLTDNAAGSLFAAGEVDAVLIGADRIAADGSVANKVGSYPLAVLARYHHVPFIVVAPLTTVDPDTPDGAAIEVEQRPGHEVTEVAVPQAPATGAGGGVPVAPLGTQAYNPAFDVTPPELVTAIVTEEGTVSPVTAEALAELYGRARQVTIG
- a CDS encoding DUF4129 domain-containing protein, producing MSLTGGVLTSAPLLSRAVVRVGDTVLLSSARSGDEPPVTVPRDPAREAARRELSKRMYHENDPSWFQRALNAFWKWVGELFDTAATATPGGTLGLVVIVLAVLAVLGALWWRLGTPRREPASAAALFDDRPRSAAEHRAAAEAHAAQGHWNQAVQERMRAIVRALEERALLDVRPGRTADEAAAEAGRTLPSHTDRLRTAAGDFDDVTYGGRRASEQSYRRITELDRDLERTKPQLTSSIPSAAHNTRQGAAE
- a CDS encoding helix-turn-helix domain-containing protein, giving the protein MTTAHVELLTVKEVMARLKYGRSKVYDLIRSKRLASFTEGRCRRIPESALEEYIRTQLEEAA
- a CDS encoding DUF4350 domain-containing protein, whose protein sequence is MTTEATLPPTSVSPTARQVWTRSRGIALAAVLLVAAAVVIAVIRSDARHGTLDPRSVDDLGSRAVAELLADRGVSTRLVTTLDEARAAAGPDTTLLVAAPDLLTHRQQTLLHSSTAASGGRTVLVAPGSWSVGRLAPDVTADPATSINSALAPDCGLPAAQRAGTAETGGIRYSTTHLEADACYPSERLATLLRVPATGGGDTVVLGAPDILYNDRLDEQGNASLALQLLGSRPHLVWYLPSLSDASATGTDDERGFFDLLPPGWKWGTLQLFLAAALAALWRARRLGPLVPEKLPVAIRASETVEGRARLYRKANARDRAAIALRSTTRTRLAPLVGVPVTQAHAPEALLPALSAHLRGDGQTLHALLFGPPPSDDAALVSLADQLDALEREVRRP
- a CDS encoding DUF58 domain-containing protein produces the protein MALTGRTALLAALGSIPVGIWDPGWTGLLAVNAPLAVACACDFALAAPVRRLVLTRSGDTSVRLGEPADVTLTVTNPSNRPLRAHLRDAWPPSSWLPGTEVEASRHRLTVPPGERRRVTTRLRPTRRGDRQTDRVTIRSYGPLGLFSRQGTHKAAWTVRVLPPFTSRKHLPSKLARLRELDGRTSVLTRGEGTEFDSLREYVPGDDTRSIDWRATARQSSVAVRTWRPERDRHILVVLDTGRTSAGRVGDAPRLDASMDAALLLAALASRAGDRVDLLAYDRRVRALVQGRAAKDVLPSLVNAMATLEPELVETDARGLTATALRTAPRRSLIVLLTTLDTAPVEEGLLPVLSQLTQRHTVLLASVADPHVSRMAASRGNTDAVYEAAAAAQSQSERHRTADQLRRHGVTVVDATPDDLAPALADAYLALKTAGRL
- a CDS encoding AAA family ATPase: MAPTTDNAGYPGDPSAARASLEALRAEIAKAVVGQDPAVTGLVVALLCRGHVLLEGVPGVAKTLLVRALASALELDTKRVQFTPDLMPSDVTGSLVYDTRTAEFSFQPGPVFTNLLLADEINRTPPKTQSSLLEAMEERQVTVDGTPRPLPDPFLVAATQNPVEYEGTYPLPEAQLDRFLLKLTIPLPSRQDEIDVLTRHAEGFNPRDLQAAGVRPVAGPADLEAARAAVAKTTISPEITAYVVDICRATRESPSLTLGVSPRGATALLATSRAWAWLTGRDYVIPDDVKALALPTLRHRVQLRPEAEMEGVTADSVIHAILAHVPVPR
- a CDS encoding tyrosine-type recombinase/integrase, which translates into the protein MPPRKRNPNGSGTVTKRSDGRYQAAVYVPQPDGTTKRKYAYGATFEECDRKRRELIDRAKGGIPTPTRDMTLGQWFDYWLEVIVKPNLAGNSYRAYETAVRHHLRPRLGSKVMLKLGVKELRGAMQALAQDQGVKTAKRALRVLSAALTAAMVEDIGLTRNVAKLVHVRATTDSGKSWDAVTVLRFLSAARRLTVYYPVFLLICLLGLRRAEACGLRWENIDFDNRVVWVEQQRQRSSSGTIDDAGLKTETSKAPLPLPAQCIAPLRWTRMRTAMLRERAVSNGRPWFEDPEAHVFVTRTGRPLTPDHLYLDLQRIIRLEGLGKMNPKGLRKSCGTLLVHLRVHPRIVKAVLRHSRISTTLDIYAEALDPDVIEAVGQLDRLLRQPARIRELEASAGLETAA